Proteins found in one Clostridia bacterium genomic segment:
- a CDS encoding FMN-binding protein has protein sequence MNKKLFLIPLIILMCLLIISGCTNNTETSTNGEKTAAETSTGKYIDGVYEGKSELTAELYYGKAKITIENGSIKDIDFKIYDQGTFKKFLTGDKIKGVEEMLLDETYSKEVYANIQVYQEQCTNEFAGIKKYKEKLISEQNIDKVDVISGATWSNQLFKETVENTLQKAVKK, from the coding sequence ATGAATAAAAAGCTATTTTTAATTCCTTTGATTATACTTATGTGTCTGCTAATAATAAGTGGATGCACGAATAACACTGAAACAAGCACTAATGGGGAAAAAACCGCGGCAGAAACGAGTACCGGAAAGTATATTGACGGAGTCTATGAGGGGAAGTCAGAACTTACAGCAGAGCTATACTACGGCAAAGCGAAGATAACAATTGAAAATGGTAGTATTAAAGATATAGATTTCAAAATTTATGACCAGGGAACATTCAAGAAATTTCTTACAGGCGATAAGATAAAAGGCGTGGAAGAGATGCTGCTGGATGAGACATACAGCAAAGAGGTTTATGCTAATATACAGGTATACCAGGAGCAGTGTACCAATGAATTTGCCGGTATAAAGAAATATAAGGAAAAACTGATAAGTGAACAGAATATTGATAAAGTAGACGTTATTTCGGGAGCTACATGGTCAAATCAGCTGTTCAAGGAAACAGTTGAGAATACTCTCCAAAAGGCTGTTAAGAAATAA